The Candidatus Bathyarchaeota archaeon genome segment TTCGGTAGGGAGACTACCCATATAAGGTGTAGACGATGCGGTAGAAGAGCGTATAACGTTAAGAAGCGTAGGTGCGCCGCCTGCGGGTTCGGGGCATCAGCGAAAATGTATAAACACTCTTGGAAAACTAGAAAGGTTAACAGGGTTCGAAAGCTATAACCGGTGCATCTATAGCCGTTAAGACTTCTATCTTTGCTGAAGAACCTCAGCGACCCTCTGCTTAAGTTCTTCCTTAAGTCTCTCGCTCATGTCCTCGCCGGTGAAAGCGTCTATCCTCGCGGCTATCGCTAGCTTAGCGGCTAGGATTCGAGATACCTTACCCCTAAGCCTCCGCGGGCTCTGCCTTACGAGGGGATGCTGAAATATAACACCGTGCTTAGGAGGTTTCGACCCGGTTCTCAAAGCCCTGAAGAGAGCCTTCTCAGCACCTAAGACCTGAACAGTACTGGCCGGCATCTTGGATAAGGCCTCTAAACCACCGGCTTGAGCTATGAGCTTAGCAGCTAATATGGGTCCTGCTAGCCCGCATAGGTTCGGCGCAACCTCCCGAACTCTCTTCTCAAGGTATCTCTCTAACCTATCGCGAAGCTTAAAAAGCCGTAAAGCCGCCTCGGCGACCCTACGGATCTCCTCTATGTCACTCCTATCGACCTCGGCGCCTATGGATGTTTTCAAAGCCTTCAATATCGATTTAACCGATTTCTCCCTTAAACCAAGCTTTGACAAGGATTCTCTATCCATATCCTCCCTCCAACCTATCTCGGCTACGACCTTGAAGTACTCCTCAGGCTCGTCTACGGCGTCGCTCAGCTCTGGGAAGTATAGACCATACCACTCCCTCAGACGGCTGTAGAACAGGTTTATCGTCTTGTTAAGCTCGTCCAGGGCGTGGACGGCCTGGATCACATAGATGTCCCCCCTACCGCTTCTCTCGCGTATAACCCTTCTGGCCAGAAGGTCGAGGGACTCACGAACCAGACGCAAATATTCGTCTCTACTCTTCACGAAACCAAGCTCCACAGCCTTAGACGCGAGGTCGCGTCTAAACATCCTACCGGCCTGGCTAGGGGTTTCGACGAGGGTTTTAACACCTAGCTCATCCCTCACAGCTCGAGCAGAGCTTTCACGTTCGAAAACGAATAGATTAAAACCTTTAGCCTTAAGCCTCTCGACTAGGGTGAAAACCTCATCTAGGGCCTCTCCTCTGGAGAGCTTCTCAAGTCTATCGGCGATCTCGGCTGGTTTGTTTGGGAAAGATTTCCAGTCCACTACCTTACCGTCGTCACCCACGGCTAGGATCCCGAATATGAGTTCGAGTATCGTGCATTTCAAAAGAGACCACCCTGTGAAGATAGTTATGGAGGCATGTATAAAGGGTTACCCTTTGTGGATGGAAACTCTTAATAGTTTGGACTGGGCTTTAGATAAAACCCGGGTGAGGCTCGAATGAGCGAAGAAGAGGTTTTACAGTGCCCATGCGGCAGGGTTATAAACTCGCCTTACGACTTTAAGCTGTTGTTCCTTAAGATGGAGATGAAGGAGATAGATATCCTATGTCCTAACGATTCATGCTATCTCAGAGAGCTCGGCTATATAAAATTCGACATCAAGGACGGTAAGCCCGTGTTTAAGGAGGCGATGTTCTACCCGCCTTTCGTAACCTGGAACAACAGCAGGCTTGGAAGCGAGAAAGCCATGCAGCTCATGAAGAATTACCTTCAAGTGATAGTTACGAAGATCGTGGACTGGAAGAGGATAAAGGAGAACATCTCCAAGTTCAGTTTGAAATAGCCGCGGCTATCGGTTTAACTGGAAATTTTTAAAACCTCACAAACCCTTTTTATCAAGACCATGGCGAGGTTCAAGTTTCTACCTCACATGAGCGATGTCTTCATAGAGGTCTACGGCTCGACTCTAGAAGAGGCGTTCGAGAATGCTGCCCTGGCGATGTTCGAGGTGATGACCGACACGTCAAAGGTAGAGCCGTCTATGGAGGAATGCGTCGAGGCTGACGGGTTCGACAAGCAGTCTCTCCTGTATAACTGGCTCGAGAAGCTTCTGGTGCTGTTCGAGACGCGTATGATGCTATGCTCCAAGTTCAAAATCGAGAAGATAGAGCATGAAGGAGAAGAATACAGGCTTAAAGCCAAGGTTTGGGGAGAGGAGTTCGACCCAGGTAAGCATGAGCAGAGGGTCGGGGTAAAAGCCGTGACCTACCATATGATGAGTATCGAGGAGAAAGACGGTAGATGGGTTTTAAGATTCATATTAGACATCTAACCTAAACCTGAAAGAGGGGTGAGACGTGTGGAGGCGGTTTTCATAGGCTATAGACGAGGTCCTAAAACTCAGAGTCCTAGAGAGGTCTTGATAAGGGTGAGCGGAAACCCCGAGGCGCTTATAGGAAGAAAAGTCTACTGGGTTGACTCTAAGGGCCGGAGGAGTCCAGGTGTCATAGTGGCTAAACACGGGTGTGGAAACGTCTGGAGGGCTAGGTTTAAGAGACCTCCACCTCCGCAGCTGATAGGTTCGATAATGCAGATAACCTAGCCGCTGTCTCCGAACTCGCTTCTGAGCTTAGAGAGCACCCCTAGGTTTGAGTCAAGAGTTTTCTTCAAGTCCTCTATGAGCGACGTGTCGCCGGGGTCTACATCCCTGAGATATGCCAGGTAGATCGACGCGAAGTCGGTTAGGTAAAGCAACGTATACATGTTCGACAGCGTAGAGGAGCCTAAGCCGAACACCTCGTATATATCCGACACCTCCCTCTCCATAACCCTCTTGGTGGCTTCGACCCTCGCCGTGAACTCAGGGGGTTCTACTCTGCTTCGGAGGAAGACTATAAGCTGGTTTTTAACGTAGCCCTCGGGTTTCTGGTATGCCATCACCTCATTGTGGTCCAGCTCTGGAAGCTCATCCCACCTAGCCGCGACTTTGCTGTTCTCGTTAAGCTGGTTCTTAAACCTCCTAGCGACCGATGAGAGATATCCATAGCCGAAGACCACAGGCATCTTACCCAAGAGAGCCTTCGCCAATTTTTTAGCCGGGTTCTCCTCGACCGAGACGCGTCTGGAGACCCTGTCTCTAAGCATCCGGAGGTTGTCAAGAGTTTCATCCACCTCCCAGAGGAAACTTTCGACATCGTCGATAAACCGTTTGATCAGGGGTATGAGCGGGGTCGACAAGTATGCTATGGCGGCTCTCGGGAGAAGCCCTGCAGGAACTTTGACATGGGGTATGCGTAGCTTCTTAGATAGTTTTTCCATCAATCCTCCCGAGCTTAAGGCGATCACGCGGCAGCCGAGTCTATGGGCTCTTAGCATGAAGCTTAACGTCTCCTCTGTGTTTCCGGAGTAGCTTATCGCAAACACTAGGGAGTCCTCGGCTAGATAGGCTGGTGGGTTATAGCCTCGGCAAACTTCCATCGGAACCTTAACCCTCTGCCTCAGCCAATCCCTGAGCAAGTCTCCCCCGACGGCCGAGCCGCCCATACCTGCGAAGAACACCATGCGAGGTTTAAACCCCTCGAACTCATCTGGAAGCTCAAGCTCCTCTCCTATCTTGTAGGCTTCCTCAAACTGCTCAGGGAAATGTTCGGCAAGTTCTCCTAAGCCGAACCTATCTGATCCCTCGAACCTAAGGCTCAAAGAGACACCTCGACTACCTCGGTTAGACCCTTAAAGAAGTAGCATCCACCCGTTTTAAACCTTCTCAGACCCTGGGACGGGTGTTCTAAAGGTTGAACGGAGTGTTCTAAGCTTTAGTGTAATATCTGCGTCGACCTATAGGAGTAAACAGGTGTCTCAGGTGGCGCGTGGAAGTAGGGGGAAATCTATAGAGGTTATACTTCTAGCGGTCGTTCTAGCATTAGCTCTTAGCTCCGTCTGCTATCTATTGGAGCTTCAGATTCAGCCTGGGTCTCAAGATGGGCAAACTTACTTGAAAAAGTTCACGTCTTACGAGGAGCTTAAAAGCTACTTAGAGTCTAACCTGAAGCTTTACAGTGGCTACCGTGGAAGTGGGCTTTGGTCTAACGTGGGCTTTAGTCTAACCAAGGCGTCAGCAGATGTGGCGACGTTGCAGGCTTTCGAGGTCGTAGAGTATTCTAAGACAAACGTTCAGGTCGAAGGTGTAGACGAGGCGGATGTCGTTAAAACAGACGGAGTCTACATATACCTAGCATCGGGGAACCGAGTGGTCATCGTGAAGGCTTATCCCCCCCGACGAAGCCGGTGTGTCGTCTATCATCGAGGTCAACGGTACGGTCCTGGGGTTGTTCGTGAACGAGGATCGGATGGCTGTTTTCACAGTTCCCGGTAGGCCGACCCCGGTTCCACGGGGCATATTCTCTGTCGTACCGTATATCGAATCCGAGACATCTTTGATGGTCTACGATATATCCGATAGGGAGAACCCTAAGCTTGTCAGAAGCCTCCGGGTCGAGGGGGCATACCTGAGTTCTAGGATGATAGGGGACTACGTGTACCTGGTCGTAAACAACTTAGCTGTCCGCGTGGATAAAGAGGAGCTCGAGGTGAACCTTCCTAACATCTGCGAGGAAAGGATGGGCTCGCTGGTTTTCGAAAAGGAGATACCTGCGACCGATGTCTACTACGCCGACGTATCCAGTTGCTACGACTCGTTTACGACGATTGTGGCGTTAAACATAAAGGACGACCTCGAAGAACCCGTGTATAAAACGATTCTAACAGGGCCTACCACATGCATGTACGTATCGCTATACAACATATACTTGGCGATACCGGTCTTTCCGAGTACGGAGGAGGCTGAATACCGCGAGTACACGGCGGTATACAGGATCAGGGTCGACGGAGCGGAGATCGAGTGTAGAGCAAGCGGACAGGTTCCAGGCTTTGTCTTAAACCAGTTCTCCATGGATGAGCACCGCGGATATTTCAGGATAGCGACGACCACGGGACATGTCGCTAGGACGGCTGAGGAGGCCACTGCGAGAAACAACATCTACGTACTCGACATGGACTTGAAGGTGGTGGGTAAGCTCGAGGGGTTGGCTCCGGGTGAGTGGATACACTCTGCTAGGTTTATGGGAGACCGGTGCTATCTCGTGACCTTCAGGAAGGTTGACCCGCTCTTCGTCATAGACGTGAGCGACCCTGAAAACCCGAGGGTTCTAGGTAAGCTTAAGATACCCGGCTACTCAGACTACCTACACCCGCTCGACGAGAACCACCTGATAGGTATAGGTAAGGAGACCGTTCCAGCCGAGGAGGGAGACTTCTCATGGTATCAAGGCGTTAAGGTCTCGCTCTTCGACGTATCCGACGTGGAGAACCCTAAAGAGATAGACAAGTACGTCATAGGCGACAGGGGCACCGATACACCCGTTTTGAGGAACCATAAGGCGCTACTGTTCGATAGGCGTAGAGGTCTTCTGGTTCTACCGGTTCTCGTCGCGGAGATAGACCGGGAGAAGACCCCTAACCCGCCGCCCTATATGCATGGAGAGTTCACCTTCCAAGGTGCCTACGTCTTCGAGGTATCGCCTGAGAAGGGTATCGTGTTCAAGGGGAGGATAACCCACATAGACGACCCTGAGGGGCTTCTTAAGAGCGGCTTCTACTTCAGCTCACCCTATATGGTTAAGAGGGCGCTGTACATCGACGATGTGTTGTATACAATATCAGAGAAGAAGGTTAAGATGAACGATATAAACACTCTAGAGCCGATAAACGAGGTGGAGTTACCTTAAACACATACCTCACTTTTTCTCGATCTAAGTTTAACTTAAAAATATGAGAAACGACTACTCATTAACACCGAGATGAACCGGGAAAACCTG includes the following:
- a CDS encoding 50S ribosomal protein L37e, whose product is MVKGTPSRGKFGRETTHIRCRRCGRRAYNVKKRRCAACGFGASAKMYKHSWKTRKVNRVRKL
- a CDS encoding C/D box methylation guide ribonucleoprotein complex aNOP56 subunit (functions along with aFIB and aL7a; guides 2'-O-methylation of ribose to specific sites in RNAs), coding for MKCTILELIFGILAVGDDGKVVDWKSFPNKPAEIADRLEKLSRGEALDEVFTLVERLKAKGFNLFVFERESSARAVRDELGVKTLVETPSQAGRMFRRDLASKAVELGFVKSRDEYLRLVRESLDLLARRVIRERSGRGDIYVIQAVHALDELNKTINLFYSRLREWYGLYFPELSDAVDEPEEYFKVVAEIGWREDMDRESLSKLGLREKSVKSILKALKTSIGAEVDRSDIEEIRRVAEAALRLFKLRDRLERYLEKRVREVAPNLCGLAGPILAAKLIAQAGGLEALSKMPASTVQVLGAEKALFRALRTGSKPPKHGVIFQHPLVRQSPRRLRGKVSRILAAKLAIAARIDAFTGEDMSERLKEELKQRVAEVLQQR
- a CDS encoding archease; translated protein: MARFKFLPHMSDVFIEVYGSTLEEAFENAALAMFEVMTDTSKVEPSMEECVEADGFDKQSLLYNWLEKLLVLFETRMMLCSKFKIEKIEHEGEEYRLKAKVWGEEFDPGKHEQRVGVKAVTYHMMSIEEKDGRWVLRFILDI
- a CDS encoding 50S ribosomal protein L35ae, coding for MEAVFIGYRRGPKTQSPREVLIRVSGNPEALIGRKVYWVDSKGRRSPGVIVAKHGCGNVWRARFKRPPPPQLIGSIMQIT
- a CDS encoding bifunctional phosphoglucose/phosphomannose isomerase codes for the protein MSLRFEGSDRFGLGELAEHFPEQFEEAYKIGEELELPDEFEGFKPRMVFFAGMGGSAVGGDLLRDWLRQRVKVPMEVCRGYNPPAYLAEDSLVFAISYSGNTEETLSFMLRAHRLGCRVIALSSGGLMEKLSKKLRIPHVKVPAGLLPRAAIAYLSTPLIPLIKRFIDDVESFLWEVDETLDNLRMLRDRVSRRVSVEENPAKKLAKALLGKMPVVFGYGYLSSVARRFKNQLNENSKVAARWDELPELDHNEVMAYQKPEGYVKNQLIVFLRSRVEPPEFTARVEATKRVMEREVSDIYEVFGLGSSTLSNMYTLLYLTDFASIYLAYLRDVDPGDTSLIEDLKKTLDSNLGVLSKLRSEFGDSG
- a CDS encoding beta-propeller domain-containing protein, with the protein product MSASTYRSKQVSQVARGSRGKSIEVILLAVVLALALSSVCYLLELQIQPGSQDGQTYLKKFTSYEELKSYLESNLKLYSGYRGSGLWSNVGFSLTKASADVATLQAFEVVEYSKTNVQVEGVDEADVVKTDGVYIYLASGNRVVIVKAYPPRRSRCVVYHRGQRYGPGVVRERGSDGCFHSSR
- a CDS encoding beta-propeller domain-containing protein, encoding MSSIIEVNGTVLGLFVNEDRMAVFTVPGRPTPVPRGIFSVVPYIESETSLMVYDISDRENPKLVRSLRVEGAYLSSRMIGDYVYLVVNNLAVRVDKEELEVNLPNICEERMGSLVFEKEIPATDVYYADVSSCYDSFTTIVALNIKDDLEEPVYKTILTGPTTCMYVSLYNIYLAIPVFPSTEEAEYREYTAVYRIRVDGAEIECRASGQVPGFVLNQFSMDEHRGYFRIATTTGHVARTAEEATARNNIYVLDMDLKVVGKLEGLAPGEWIHSARFMGDRCYLVTFRKVDPLFVIDVSDPENPRVLGKLKIPGYSDYLHPLDENHLIGIGKETVPAEEGDFSWYQGVKVSLFDVSDVENPKEIDKYVIGDRGTDTPVLRNHKALLFDRRRGLLVLPVLVAEIDREKTPNPPPYMHGEFTFQGAYVFEVSPEKGIVFKGRITHIDDPEGLLKSGFYFSSPYMVKRALYIDDVLYTISEKKVKMNDINTLEPINEVELP